From the Danaus plexippus chromosome 5, MEX_DaPlex, whole genome shotgun sequence genome, one window contains:
- the LOC116769054 gene encoding uncharacterized protein LOC116769054 → MCYYTKASHMKGFILMVLLSCVIAFPVDDDDKSLQLKIGFDLTPGTNGSPTLRIRDFKEISNLRKLNSGKKTPKRSVRAEYSSESENNNDEKDGGKEKTIPESDMSDDAETSASEDDRRLSTRGLNPEDFEPEDNPKIHGKYKDEEDSE, encoded by the exons ATGTGTTATTATACGAAAGCATCGCATATGaaaggatttattttaatg GTTCTTCTATCATGTGTTATTGCATTTCCAGTTGACGATGACGATAAGAGTT TACAACTTAAAATTGGATTCGATTTGACACCTGGAACAAATGGATCACCCACACTTCGAATACGAGATTTTAAAG AAATATCCAATCTACGAAAATTAAACAGTGGAAAGAAAACGCCAAAAAGATCTGTAAGGGCGGAATACTCGAGTGAAAGTGAAAATAACAATGATGAAAAAGATGGtggaaaagaaaaaacaattcCAGAATCTGACATGTCTGACGATGCCGAAACTTCAG cttCTGAAGACGACCGACGTCTGAGCACAAGAGGTTTAAATCCAGAAGATTTTGAACCTGAAG acAATCCTAAAATCCATGGAAAGTATAAAGATGAAGAAGATTCAGAGTGA